In Alteracholeplasma palmae J233, a single genomic region encodes these proteins:
- the cas9 gene encoding type II CRISPR RNA-guided endonuclease Cas9 (Cas9, originally named Csn1, is the large, multifunctional signature protein of type II CRISPR/Cas systems. It is well known even to general audiences because its RNA-guided endonuclease activity has made it a popular tool for custom editing of eukaryotic genomes.): MKKILGLDVGVTSVGWAIIDEEGNIVKTGVRLFEEASAKNNLDRRTFRGQRRLIRRRNQRIDDMRSLLIKNLLIDNQFKVLDNPYQLREKGLKEKLNHEELATVLLHYAKRRGSSLEVVEEEGIKKETSTKSILNENAKELKEKQYVVNVQLNRLKKEGKLRGNINNFKTKDYAKEIITLLDNQNLDSELKKEIIEIIQRRRHFSEGPGNFNSPTPYGRYREVTGTLKEKIIKDIHANYRKQYLNSNFSIVFDDIEYQVFKNGRIVNKEKYDLIDLMRGKCSLYPDQPRSPKMAFSAEIFNLLNDLNNLKILNRENNKITKEEKITIINHVREKGSITVQQLLKILNAQQEEIKGFRIDKNEKPIITEFKGYKKILKVYKELDITIDSDEILDRIIEILTQTLVEEERILSLKKEKINERLIEPLSLLTGIKEYHSLSLKAIYQLNKEMLEESLNQQEIITNWGIKNDDTIKELVLDESLILSPVAKRAHREALKLVNQLIKEEGNFSKIVIETTRSKNSLDEIKEIKELQKNNENNRRQAEEIIGDRAKELVNSSNILKLRLYNEQNGKCAYTGEALSIDALLNDPNIYEIDHIIPISISFDDSYANKVLVTRSANQKKGNKTPFGYFSKADLVANSKINSWNMFKEIVLLNKNYSIRKKQNLLFEEDITKHSVVSDFINRNLVDTSYAIRSLMTTLKNYFKSNHVDTTIMTIKGKQTNYFRKTGMIAWSRKHPKRENPFRKDRNKYIHHAIDALIIAGLSNRKYITKLYNLSQEIDIETGELIEYIDASEDSKLIQYLLKVGEVQEEDVKFSWKIDSKPNRSMMNQTIYSSRILGGESLLLSKIDIYNSKKEDFIKKNY, translated from the coding sequence ATGAAAAAAATATTAGGTCTAGATGTAGGGGTTACATCTGTTGGGTGGGCAATCATAGATGAAGAAGGAAATATTGTTAAAACAGGTGTTCGCTTATTTGAAGAAGCCTCAGCTAAGAATAACTTAGATAGAAGAACATTTAGAGGACAACGTCGACTAATAAGAAGACGTAATCAGAGAATTGATGATATGCGTTCATTGCTTATCAAGAATCTTTTAATTGATAATCAATTTAAGGTTTTAGATAATCCATATCAATTAAGAGAAAAAGGACTTAAAGAAAAATTAAATCATGAAGAGTTGGCTACAGTTCTCCTACACTATGCTAAAAGAAGAGGAAGTAGTTTAGAAGTAGTTGAAGAGGAAGGCATTAAAAAGGAAACAAGCACCAAATCCATATTAAACGAAAACGCAAAAGAATTAAAAGAAAAACAGTATGTTGTTAATGTGCAGCTAAATAGACTAAAAAAAGAGGGCAAACTTAGAGGTAATATTAATAATTTTAAAACTAAGGATTATGCAAAAGAAATTATAACATTACTAGATAATCAAAATCTGGATAGCGAGTTGAAGAAAGAAATTATTGAAATCATTCAAAGAAGAAGACACTTTTCTGAAGGGCCAGGAAACTTTAACTCTCCAACTCCATATGGTAGATATAGAGAGGTTACAGGAACTTTAAAAGAAAAAATAATTAAGGATATTCATGCTAATTATAGAAAGCAGTATCTTAATTCTAATTTTTCCATAGTATTTGATGATATCGAATATCAAGTATTTAAAAATGGAAGGATCGTAAATAAGGAAAAATACGATTTGATAGATTTAATGAGAGGAAAGTGTAGTCTATACCCAGACCAACCAAGAAGTCCTAAAATGGCTTTTTCAGCTGAAATATTTAACTTATTAAATGATTTGAACAACCTTAAAATATTAAATAGAGAAAATAATAAAATAACTAAAGAAGAAAAAATAACAATTATAAATCATGTTAGAGAAAAAGGAAGTATCACAGTTCAACAGCTATTAAAAATTTTAAATGCTCAACAAGAAGAGATTAAAGGTTTTAGAATAGACAAAAATGAAAAACCAATCATTACTGAATTTAAGGGATATAAAAAAATACTAAAAGTTTATAAAGAATTAGATATCACAATAGATAGTGATGAAATACTTGACCGTATTATCGAGATATTAACACAGACACTTGTTGAAGAAGAACGTATCTTAAGTTTAAAAAAAGAAAAAATAAATGAAAGATTGATTGAACCTTTAAGCTTATTAACCGGTATTAAAGAATATCACAGCCTATCTTTAAAAGCTATTTACCAGTTAAATAAAGAAATGTTAGAAGAATCACTGAATCAACAAGAAATAATTACTAACTGGGGGATTAAAAATGATGATACTATTAAAGAATTGGTCTTAGATGAGTCACTTATATTAAGCCCAGTTGCTAAAAGAGCGCATAGAGAAGCCTTGAAACTTGTTAATCAATTGATAAAAGAAGAAGGTAATTTTTCTAAAATAGTTATTGAAACTACAAGATCAAAGAATAGTTTAGATGAGATTAAGGAAATTAAAGAACTTCAAAAAAATAATGAAAATAATAGAAGACAAGCAGAAGAAATTATTGGAGATAGAGCTAAGGAGTTAGTTAACAGTTCTAACATTTTAAAACTAAGACTTTACAATGAACAAAATGGTAAGTGTGCTTACACAGGTGAAGCACTTAGCATTGATGCACTGTTAAATGATCCAAACATATACGAAATAGATCATATCATACCAATCTCCATTTCATTTGATGATTCATACGCGAATAAAGTGCTTGTTACGCGTTCAGCTAACCAGAAGAAAGGTAATAAAACACCTTTTGGATACTTCTCTAAAGCTGATTTAGTAGCTAATTCAAAAATAAATAGTTGGAATATGTTTAAAGAAATAGTTCTTTTAAACAAAAATTATAGTATCAGAAAAAAACAAAATCTCCTATTTGAAGAAGATATCACAAAACATAGTGTTGTAAGTGATTTTATTAATAGAAATTTAGTAGACACAAGTTATGCAATAAGAAGTTTAATGACAACGTTAAAAAACTATTTTAAATCAAATCATGTAGATACAACTATTATGACTATAAAAGGGAAACAAACAAACTATTTTAGAAAAACCGGAATGATTGCATGGTCAAGAAAGCATCCTAAAAGAGAAAATCCTTTTAGAAAAGATAGAAACAAATATATCCATCATGCCATTGATGCTTTAATTATTGCAGGTTTATCAAATAGAAAATATATTACTAAACTTTATAACTTAAGCCAAGAAATAGATATTGAAACAGGAGAATTAATAGAATATATAGATGCATCAGAAGACAGTAAATTAATTCAATATTTATTAAAAGTCGGTGAAGTTCAGGAAGAAGACGTTAAATTCTCGTGGAAAATAGATAGTAAACCAAACAGAAGCATGATGAACCAAACAATATATAGCTCAAGAATTTTAGGTGGAGAATCGCTTTTATTAAGTAAAATAGATATATATAATTCAAAGAAAGAAGATTTTATAAAAAAAAATTATTAA
- the cas1 gene encoding type II CRISPR-associated endonuclease Cas1 yields MYIEESEYLSLYLDNIKVLKNGEELLIPISDIHTLILDNYKINLSVHLINALTKANINFILCDVDHLPQTIVLPHLGNKLGFQMLNKQLSWDDLLKGEIQQKIVKNKIKNQYELLEFLEKDEAIIEKIKEYETQVELADRTNREGLAAKLYFKALFGKEFKRFSNDVINAGLNYGYSILRSQISKVLVAKGLNTSIGFFHIGRENEFNLSDDIIEPFRPIIDYFIYKNLLEEKLFLREHRLNIIKHTTSNAVIDGKSQTIFNTIQIYVESILNYCEDRKEIKKVSINYYGL; encoded by the coding sequence GTGTATATTGAGGAATCAGAATATCTAAGCCTTTACTTAGACAATATTAAAGTTTTAAAAAACGGAGAAGAACTACTGATTCCAATATCAGATATACATACTTTGATTTTAGATAATTATAAAATAAACTTGTCTGTACACTTAATAAATGCATTAACAAAAGCAAATATTAATTTTATATTGTGCGATGTTGATCATTTACCTCAAACAATTGTGCTACCACATTTAGGAAACAAACTAGGATTTCAAATGCTTAATAAACAACTATCATGGGATGATTTATTAAAAGGCGAGATACAACAAAAAATTGTTAAAAATAAGATTAAAAATCAATATGAGTTACTTGAGTTTTTAGAAAAGGATGAAGCAATTATTGAAAAAATCAAAGAATATGAAACACAAGTAGAGCTAGCCGATAGGACAAATCGGGAAGGACTAGCTGCTAAACTTTACTTTAAAGCCTTATTTGGTAAAGAATTTAAAAGGTTTTCAAATGATGTTATAAATGCAGGACTTAATTATGGATATTCAATTCTAAGATCTCAAATATCAAAAGTACTAGTAGCAAAAGGACTTAATACTTCTATAGGCTTTTTTCATATTGGAAGGGAAAATGAATTTAATTTAAGTGATGATATTATAGAACCTTTTAGACCAATTATAGATTATTTCATTTATAAAAATTTACTAGAAGAAAAACTGTTTTTAAGAGAACATAGATTAAATATTATTAAACATACAACAAGTAATGCCGTAATTGATGGCAAAAGTCAAACTATTTTTAATACCATTCAAATATATGTTGAAAGTATATTAAATTACTGTGAAGATAGAAAAGAAATAAAGAAAGTAAGTATTAATTATTATGGGTTATGA
- the cas2 gene encoding CRISPR-associated endonuclease Cas2 produces MRLILFFDLPIQTNDQVRIYTRFRKLLISKGYLMLQYSVYSKILNNRDSAVQHMDYIKKNVPNEGHIRMMLLTEKQYSRMEIVIGGKSRTEQLITVDPFLKL; encoded by the coding sequence ATGAGATTAATTTTGTTTTTTGATCTTCCAATTCAAACAAATGATCAAGTAAGAATTTATACTAGGTTTAGAAAGTTATTAATTAGTAAAGGATATTTGATGTTGCAGTATTCGGTATATTCTAAGATCTTAAATAATAGAGATTCAGCAGTTCAGCATATGGATTATATAAAGAAAAATGTACCTAATGAAGGACATATAAGAATGATGTTATTAACAGAGAAACAATATTCAAGAATGGAGATTGTCATAGGCGGTAAAAGTAGGACTGAACAACTGATTACCGTCGATCCATTTTTAAAATTATAG
- a CDS encoding DUF2188 domain-containing protein: MGFWIFGKKKKKVETPEVKKVEVEETKQEVKEEKVVNKPVEKKQPVVKELTQEESKQEADEEKTKKQPSNKYHVSQNKDDKSANFKKWRVRKAGSDKTIKFFDTQAEAIKFAEGLAESNDGSVIIHKVDGSIRKQDYTKK; the protein is encoded by the coding sequence ATGGGATTCTGGATTTTTGGTAAAAAGAAGAAAAAGGTAGAAACACCTGAAGTAAAAAAGGTGGAAGTGGAAGAAACAAAACAAGAAGTGAAAGAAGAAAAAGTTGTTAATAAACCTGTAGAGAAAAAACAACCAGTAGTTAAAGAATTAACACAAGAAGAATCAAAACAAGAAGCTGATGAAGAAAAAACTAAGAAACAGCCATCTAATAAATACCATGTTTCACAAAACAAAGACGACAAGAGTGCTAATTTTAAGAAATGGCGTGTTAGAAAAGCTGGGTCTGATAAGACTATCAAATTCTTTGATACACAAGCAGAAGCAATTAAATTTGCAGAAGGTTTAGCAGAAAGTAATGATGGATCAGTTATTATCCATAAGGTAGATGGAAGTATTCGTAAACAAGATTATACTAAAAAATAA
- a CDS encoding transposase: MQTQQNIQHNFNPKQLKLPLQLDIKIPFDSEVRTFDEVFRKLEIKKYLNSSKDPRGRMGYNPVQMLKLIMFCQMEKIQSLRDMAKAARNDIRIMWLTDELMPSHQTIKTFMDKYLVKGIDEIFYELSKYLIKKESIDTDKLYIDGTKIESVANKYSFTWRGSIEKFRDKLYKKITKQIESLNKRYEDSDIFFPIHETYNTDNLNSIKDFLLNEIDRELIEFKYGKGQRKTTLQRDYEHILEYLAKLVEYERHLKIMGNDRNSYAKTDIDATFMHMKEDHMRNSQLKPGYNIQIGVSNEYILHLDIYKERSDYKTLIPFLEGFKKSYDFYPKYPVADAGYGGLTNYRYLKLNDMELYQKYAMYAKDTHDKKRMKDPYFPFNLTKSGNDYLTPNGDTLKYLYRNNRGNDVYELPNGKRKEINDENLTYQKEVIKNLTSPLGIELRVQRSIQVEGAFGVIKEAFKVRRFRRRLTHNVKMEFYLTAIGYNLRKYHNKKYRITE, encoded by the coding sequence ATGCAAACACAACAAAATATACAACATAATTTTAACCCAAAACAGTTAAAATTACCACTACAATTAGACATAAAAATTCCTTTTGATAGTGAAGTTCGTACATTTGATGAAGTATTTAGAAAATTGGAGATAAAAAAATACTTAAATAGCTCAAAAGACCCAAGAGGTCGTATGGGTTATAATCCGGTTCAAATGTTAAAACTGATCATGTTTTGTCAAATGGAAAAGATTCAATCTTTAAGAGATATGGCAAAAGCTGCTAGAAATGATATTAGAATCATGTGGCTTACAGATGAATTAATGCCAAGTCATCAAACAATAAAAACCTTTATGGATAAATACTTAGTTAAAGGAATAGATGAAATCTTTTATGAACTAAGTAAGTACTTAATAAAAAAAGAATCTATTGATACAGATAAATTATATATAGATGGTACTAAAATAGAATCGGTGGCTAATAAATATAGTTTTACATGGCGTGGTTCTATTGAAAAGTTTAGAGATAAGTTATATAAAAAAATAACCAAACAGATAGAATCCTTAAATAAAAGATATGAAGACTCAGATATCTTCTTTCCAATACATGAAACATATAACACTGATAATTTAAATAGCATCAAAGACTTTCTACTTAATGAGATAGATAGGGAATTAATAGAGTTTAAATATGGTAAAGGTCAAAGAAAAACTACTTTACAAAGAGATTATGAACATATCTTAGAATATTTAGCTAAACTTGTAGAGTATGAAAGACATTTAAAGATTATGGGTAATGATAGAAACTCATATGCTAAAACAGATATAGACGCGACTTTTATGCATATGAAAGAAGATCATATGCGTAATAGTCAATTAAAACCAGGGTATAATATACAAATTGGTGTATCAAATGAATATATCCTACATCTAGATATCTATAAAGAACGTAGTGATTATAAAACTTTGATTCCTTTTTTAGAAGGATTTAAGAAAAGTTATGACTTCTATCCAAAATATCCAGTAGCGGATGCTGGATATGGTGGATTAACGAATTATCGTTATTTAAAACTAAACGATATGGAGCTTTATCAAAAATATGCAATGTATGCTAAAGATACGCATGACAAAAAAAGAATGAAAGATCCATATTTTCCATTTAACCTTACTAAATCAGGTAATGATTATTTAACACCTAATGGAGATACTTTAAAGTATCTGTATAGAAATAATCGAGGTAATGATGTATATGAATTACCAAATGGTAAGCGTAAAGAGATTAATGATGAAAATCTTACATACCAAAAAGAGGTTATTAAAAATCTTACATCACCATTAGGAATTGAATTAAGAGTTCAAAGGTCAATTCAAGTTGAGGGTGCCTTTGGAGTGATTAAAGAAGCATTTAAAGTAAGAAGATTTAGACGAAGATTAACTCATAATGTTAAAATGGAGTTTTATTTAACAGCTATTGGATATAATTTAAGAAAATATCATAATAAAAAGTATAGAATAACAGAATAG
- a CDS encoding ATP-dependent Clp protease ATP-binding subunit, which produces MNFTQMDDYNNDPKILEKFGRNIVDAVKEGKIDPVIGRDDEIRRIIKILSRKTKNNPVLIGEPGVGKTAVVEGLARRIVDKDVPITLQNKMIYELDLAALIAGAKFRGEFEERLKAVLNKVKESNGDIILFIDEIHTIVGAGRADGAMDAANMLKPMLARGELHCIGATTLNEYRKYIEKDTALERRFQKVYIDEPTVEDTISILRGLKDRFEAHHGVHISDAAIISAATLSNRYITDRFLPDKAIDLIDEACASIRMEIDSMPVELDDVLRKIMQLEIEKSALSKESDQLSKERLEKIKTEISELKTKEKDLRNKWNQEKEQLDLVKTKKETLEHLKNDLQTAFNAGDFSKAAELQYSKIPALENDIKALSENNSKEDKLLSEVVTDENIAEIVSKWTMIPVSKLLSGDKEKLLGLADSLKQRVISQDHAIDLISDAIIRQRAGIKDENRPIGSFMFLGPTGVGKTEVAKSLAENLFDSESQIVRIDMSEYMEAHSVSRLIGAPPGYVGYDEGGQLTEAVRRKPYSIVLFDEIEKANPEIFNVLLQILDDGRITDGQGRTVDFKNTIIIMTSNLGSQYLLDSDPNSEKLVLDTVKSHFKPEFLNRIDEIIIFNSLGYKAQVEIARKMLNDLSHRLLNRDLKISFSDEVNKWILKNGFDEAYGARPLKRFIQRTVETFIANEIIKDHLETNKKYLLDVENDQLILKEV; this is translated from the coding sequence ATGAATTTTACACAAATGGATGATTATAACAATGATCCAAAAATATTAGAAAAATTCGGCCGAAACATCGTAGATGCTGTTAAAGAAGGTAAGATTGATCCTGTTATTGGTCGAGATGATGAAATCAGACGTATTATAAAAATTCTTTCAAGAAAAACTAAAAATAACCCCGTTTTAATTGGTGAACCAGGTGTTGGTAAAACAGCGGTTGTTGAAGGGTTAGCTCGCCGTATCGTTGATAAAGATGTTCCTATCACTTTACAAAACAAAATGATTTATGAACTAGACTTAGCTGCCTTAATCGCTGGTGCTAAATTTAGAGGTGAATTTGAAGAAAGATTAAAAGCTGTTTTAAATAAAGTTAAAGAATCTAATGGAGATATTATTCTTTTCATAGATGAAATTCATACGATTGTTGGTGCAGGTCGTGCAGATGGAGCGATGGATGCGGCTAATATGCTAAAACCAATGCTAGCACGTGGAGAATTGCATTGTATAGGGGCTACTACCTTAAATGAGTATCGTAAGTATATAGAAAAAGATACTGCCTTAGAAAGAAGATTTCAAAAGGTTTACATTGATGAACCAACTGTTGAAGATACAATCAGTATCTTACGTGGGTTAAAAGACCGTTTTGAGGCACATCATGGGGTTCATATTAGTGATGCCGCAATTATTAGCGCTGCTACTTTATCTAATAGATATATTACAGATAGATTCTTGCCAGATAAAGCGATTGACTTAATTGATGAAGCTTGTGCTTCTATTCGTATGGAAATAGATTCAATGCCAGTGGAATTAGATGATGTTTTAAGAAAGATTATGCAGCTAGAAATTGAAAAAAGTGCCCTATCTAAAGAATCTGATCAATTATCAAAAGAAAGATTAGAAAAAATTAAAACTGAAATATCAGAACTCAAAACAAAAGAAAAAGACTTACGTAACAAATGGAATCAAGAAAAAGAACAATTAGATTTAGTAAAAACTAAAAAAGAAACCTTGGAACATTTAAAAAATGATTTACAAACTGCATTTAATGCTGGTGATTTTTCAAAAGCCGCTGAATTACAATATAGTAAGATACCTGCTTTAGAAAATGACATTAAGGCTTTAAGTGAAAATAATAGTAAAGAAGATAAACTTTTATCTGAAGTTGTCACTGATGAAAATATCGCAGAAATTGTCTCTAAATGGACAATGATTCCAGTAAGCAAATTACTTTCTGGAGATAAAGAAAAGTTATTAGGTTTAGCTGATTCTTTAAAACAAAGAGTTATTAGTCAAGATCATGCTATAGACTTAATCAGTGATGCGATTATTAGACAACGTGCAGGCATTAAAGATGAAAATAGACCTATTGGTTCATTTATGTTTTTAGGGCCTACAGGTGTTGGTAAAACTGAAGTCGCAAAAAGTTTAGCTGAAAACTTATTTGATAGTGAATCTCAAATTGTAAGAATTGATATGAGTGAGTATATGGAAGCTCATAGTGTCTCAAGACTTATAGGGGCTCCTCCAGGATATGTAGGTTATGATGAAGGTGGACAATTAACTGAGGCTGTTAGAAGAAAACCTTATTCTATTGTTTTATTTGATGAAATAGAAAAGGCTAATCCTGAAATATTTAATGTGCTTCTTCAAATATTAGATGATGGTAGAATCACAGATGGTCAAGGTAGAACTGTTGACTTTAAAAATACGATTATTATCATGACATCTAATTTAGGTAGTCAATACTTACTAGATTCAGATCCAAACTCTGAAAAGCTAGTTTTAGATACTGTAAAATCTCATTTCAAACCTGAATTTTTAAATAGAATTGATGAAATTATTATCTTTAATTCTCTTGGATATAAAGCACAAGTTGAAATTGCTCGAAAAATGTTAAATGATCTTAGTCATCGTTTATTAAATCGTGACTTAAAAATATCATTTAGTGATGAAGTCAATAAATGGATTCTAAAAAATGGTTTTGATGAAGCTTATGGCGCAAGACCACTCAAAAGATTTATCCAAAGAACTGTTGAGACATTTATCGCAAATGAAATCATTAAAGATCATCTAGAAACAAATAAAAAGTATTTGCTTGATGTAGAAAATGATCAATTAATATTAAAAGAAGTCTAA
- a CDS encoding helix-turn-helix domain-containing protein: MEISERLKHLRENLNLTQNQFAEKLFITRQAVSKWELGKSTPDLNTLKLISSTFNVSIESLLGIKNNLYCECCGMPLDKTSINLENSDYCKWCFTDSKVIYTDINSLVDACLPYFLESNDKINELEAKITLKNILEKLPYWKNRS, encoded by the coding sequence ATGGAAATAAGTGAGCGTCTTAAGCATCTAAGAGAAAATCTTAATTTAACTCAAAACCAATTTGCCGAGAAACTTTTTATCACCCGCCAAGCAGTTAGTAAGTGGGAATTAGGGAAGTCAACACCTGACTTAAATACCTTAAAACTGATTTCTTCTACTTTTAATGTTTCTATAGAATCCTTATTAGGCATCAAGAATAATCTTTACTGCGAATGTTGTGGTATGCCCTTAGATAAAACTTCTATTAACTTAGAAAACAGCGATTATTGTAAGTGGTGCTTTACTGATAGTAAAGTTATCTACACTGATATCAATTCATTAGTTGATGCCTGCTTACCTTACTTTTTGGAAAGTAATGATAAAATTAATGAACTAGAAGCTAAAATAACTTTAAAAAATATATTAGAAAAATTACCTTACTGGAAAAATAGATCTTAA
- a CDS encoding ClbS/DfsB family four-helix bundle protein yields the protein MPRAQNKTDLVTDTKNKYEELITLINHISETDRNALFLFSDRDKNIRDVIMHLYYWHEMFFAWYNRGLDQATFKTPSEKYSWKETKLLNQDLWQEAQKYSLDEALTLLDKAYQENLNLLISIPESILFTRGYYKWTKTSHLALYFISNGPSHYEWAIKKIKKHLRELKNGNK from the coding sequence ATGCCAAGAGCACAAAACAAAACTGATTTAGTTACTGATACAAAAAATAAATATGAAGAATTAATAACACTTATCAATCATATCTCTGAAACTGATAGGAATGCTTTATTCTTATTTAGTGATAGAGATAAAAACATTAGAGATGTCATTATGCATTTATATTATTGGCATGAGATGTTTTTTGCTTGGTATAATAGAGGCTTAGATCAAGCTACTTTTAAAACTCCTTCTGAAAAGTACTCATGGAAAGAAACAAAACTGCTTAACCAAGATTTATGGCAAGAAGCTCAAAAATATAGTTTAGACGAAGCTTTAACCCTCTTAGATAAAGCTTACCAAGAAAATCTAAACCTACTTATATCCATTCCTGAATCTATCTTATTTACTAGAGGTTATTATAAATGGACTAAAACATCTCATTTAGCCCTCTATTTTATCAGTAATGGTCCTAGTCACTATGAGTGGGCCATAAAAAAAATTAAGAAACATCTAAGGGAATTAAAAAATGGAAATAAGTGA
- a CDS encoding rhodanese-related sulfurtransferase — protein MSKDYRVLLYYQYVHIEDPETFKEEHLKFCKELGVLGRILVSKEGINGTLSGTVEQTDAYIKHLRSDERFKNTMFKIDEEDGHAFDKIFVRVKDELVNLKLENDVNPLELTGNYLTPEEFYQYMQDEDTVVIDARNDYEYDLGHFRNAVRPDISNFRELPNWIKENEEILKDKKILTYCTGGVRCEKFSGWLKQEGHEDVNQLHGGIATYGKDPKVKGALWDGQMYVFDKRISVPINKIEHVIVGKDYFDGTPCERYINCSNPECNKQIITSEENEAKYLGACCDECRRHPRNRYVIKNVLSQEEVEKRLSLI, from the coding sequence ATGAGTAAAGACTATCGCGTATTGTTATATTATCAATATGTTCATATAGAAGATCCAGAAACTTTTAAAGAAGAACACTTAAAATTTTGTAAAGAATTAGGGGTTTTAGGAAGAATCTTAGTTTCAAAAGAAGGTATTAATGGTACTTTATCTGGAACAGTTGAGCAAACAGATGCTTATATCAAACATTTAAGAAGTGATGAAAGATTTAAAAATACAATGTTTAAAATCGATGAAGAAGATGGACATGCATTTGATAAAATATTTGTTAGAGTAAAAGATGAACTTGTTAATCTAAAATTAGAAAATGATGTAAATCCATTAGAACTTACAGGTAATTACTTAACACCAGAGGAATTCTATCAATATATGCAAGATGAAGATACAGTTGTCATTGATGCTAGAAATGACTATGAATATGATTTAGGTCATTTTAGAAACGCAGTGAGACCAGATATTAGTAATTTCAGAGAACTCCCAAATTGGATTAAAGAAAATGAAGAAATTCTAAAAGATAAAAAAATCTTAACTTATTGTACAGGTGGGGTTCGTTGTGAAAAGTTTTCTGGTTGGTTAAAACAAGAAGGACATGAAGATGTGAATCAACTTCATGGAGGGATTGCAACTTATGGAAAAGATCCTAAAGTAAAAGGTGCTTTATGGGATGGTCAAATGTACGTATTTGATAAAAGAATATCTGTGCCGATTAATAAAATAGAACATGTTATAGTAGGTAAAGACTATTTTGATGGTACGCCTTGTGAAAGATATATTAACTGTTCTAATCCAGAATGTAATAAGCAAATTATTACAAGTGAAGAAAACGAAGCTAAGTATTTAGGGGCTTGTTGTGATGAATGTAGAAGACACCCTAGAAACAGATACGTAATTAAAAATGTTTTATCCCAAGAAGAAGTAGAAAAAAGATTAAGCTTAATCTAA